A stretch of Toxoplasma gondii ME49 chromosome V, whole genome shotgun sequence DNA encodes these proteins:
- a CDS encoding hypothetical protein (encoded by transcript TGME49_286735): MRSQTQKCETQFVHYNKADTDGAASIDTLKRRRAPPTSPRPRLHRCACAVNNCSTLVAPQVLVGKNGGDCRLRFPGRCCVSIPPLTRCSNTIGKPSTWPLKLQYDY; the protein is encoded by the exons ATGCGCAGTCAAACTCAGAAATGCGAAACGCAGTTCGTCCACTACAACAAAGCAGACACTGATGGAGCGGCATCTATCGAT acgctgaagagaagaagagcaccTCCCACTTCGCCCCGGCCCCGGTTACATAGATGTGCGTGCGCGGTGAACAACTGTAGCACTCTTGTAGCTCCGCAAG TACTGGTCGGCAAAAACGGAGGTGACTGTCGTTTGAGATTCCCTGGTCGTTGCTGCGTTTCGATTCCTCCACTGACAAGGTGCAGCAACACAATCGGTAAGCCATCAACTTGGCCTCTGAAGCTACAGTATGATTATTAA
- a CDS encoding SRP19 protein (encoded by transcript TGME49_286730), giving the protein MGRQRDQRRQGGGMPGGFPGGFPAGFPGGLPGGFPGGLPGGFPGGLDAAALGGMPAGLPEGLSPELLAQMLGGMPGGPSVGMDQHSDEAGMMQNDGVDRSRWQIVYPAYINKKRTAAMGRRVQLSIAVEDPKVDEMKKICDHFNIPAAIEYVKRYPRDWLLSHGRLRFQLKDENDQLHNQEIPNKKILMRRMCELIPQLKSRSTPTGPVASAASSTKKKKRK; this is encoded by the exons ATGGGGCGGCAGCGAGACCAGCGCCGCCAAGGCGGCGGCATGCCGGGGGGATTCCCTGGAGGATTCCCAGCTGGATTTCCTGGAGGACTTCCAGGGGGATTTCCTGGAGGACTTCCAGGGGGATTTCCTGGAGGTTTAGACGCCGCTGCATTAGGCGGAATGCCCGCAGGTCTTCCAGAGGGTTTATCCCCAGAGCTTCTAGCGCAGATGCTCGGCGGCATGCCAGGCGGTCCTAGTGTGGGCATGGATCAGCACTCGGATGAAGCAGGAATGATGCAGAACGACGGGGTCGACCGGAGTCGGTGGCAAATTGTTTATCCTGCGTACATCAATAAAAAACGCACAGCGGCCATGGGCAGGCGGGTTCAGCTGTCTATCGCTGTGGAGGATCCCAAGGTGGATGAAATGAAGAAGATCTGCGACCACTTCAACATTCCTGCCGCCATCGAATAC GTGAAGAGGTACCCGCGAGACTGGCTGCTTTCGCACGGCCGACTTCGGTTCCAGTtgaaagacgagaacgatCAGCTGCATAACCAGGAGATCCCCAACA AGAAGATTCTGATGCGGCGCATGTGCGAACTTATCCCCCAGTTGAAGAGCCGCAGTACACCAACGGGTCCTGTAGCGTCGGCGGCATCctcgacgaaaaagaaaaagaggaagtaA
- the HSP28 gene encoding heat shock protein HSP28 (encoded by transcript TGME49_286720~Product name based on PMID:16339717.): protein MSSSSGSAADSGNTLEDQRQGQDGMSRRDHGEEDFVRGNPLLMSTMMPQLSTMDRMYAEMMDDMSRIHHEMNRFYHQHFNSAAPFMRGAHQQPYETRPWWRPSFWFQQRNAAQTPMAIEGGSSRNPEVHELTGGQMVPMPGRQGPSPASPWDVMPFAWGGRGSLSAGSMPKVDMKDTGSEFVVHADVPGMDRENLRVDVHDGVLRISGTQRDEKQQQEEGFYLQERSQSSFSRSFVLPDKVKEDQIKASLTNGVLQVHVPKETPTQPPAIRNITIE, encoded by the coding sequence ATGTCAAGCTCCTCGGGTTCTGCAGCGGACTCAGGCAACACGCTAGAGGACCAGCGTCAAGGTCAGGATGGCATGAGCCGCCGAGATCACGGCGAAGAGGATTTTGTGCGCGGCAATCCTTTGCTGATGTCGACGATGATGCCTCAGCTGAGCACAATGGATCGCATGTACGCGGAGATGATGGATGACATGAGCCGCATCCACCACGAAATGAATCGATTCTACCATCAGCACTTCAACTCCGCCGCGCCGTTCATGCGAGGCGCGCACCAGCAGCCATACGAGACTCGTCCTTGGTGGCGCCCGTCGTTCTGGTTTCAGCAGCGAAATGCGGCGCAAACCCCCATGGCAATTGAGGGTGGCTCCTCGCGGAACCCGGAAGTGCACGAGTTGACGGGCGGCCAGATGGTTCCGATGCCCGGCCGACAAGGACCATCCCCTGCAAGCCCTTGGGATGTGATGCCGTTTGCCTGGGGAGGCCGAGGCAGCCTCTCCGCCGGCTCTATGCCAAAGGTTGATATGAAAGACACAGGATCGGAGTTTGTTGTCCATGCCGATGTCCCAGGCATGGACCGCGAGAACCTGCGAGTCGACGTCCACGACGGTGTGCTGCGGATCAGCGGCACTCAGAGGGACGAAAAACagcagcaagaagaaggattCTACCTGCAGGAGCGAAGCCAAtcatctttctctcgttccttcgttctccccgACAAGGTCAAAGAAGACCAAATCAAGGCATCTCTCACAAATGGTGTTCTCCAGGTCCATGTTCCAAAGGAGACACCTACTCAGCCACCGGCAATCAGGAACATTACCATCGAATAG
- a CDS encoding zinc finger, c2h2 type domain-containing protein (encoded by transcript TGME49_286710), which yields MGRKKRRGATLKPFCYYCDREFDDEKVLIQHQKAKHFKCTQCARKLDTATGLAVHLLQVHKEQIDAVPNALAGRDMIEMIVHGMEGIPQEVIDERLNKQSKRNEGKESQKRQRVNWAQVTMAPTSMEQFALQAQQGILPTFVGLPSLVPGALGAPGALPGVPLPFPPAVSPPGLAPALPTPPSIQGLLGQTSGPLPGPGLSTGGIPGSLGSSGIGSQPGSGALGSMCGSMPGGAAQGAMSGPPPGRPPVNYAAPPLPANVALLYNDDMISMEERRAHEQFGYREITA from the exons ATGGGTCGCAAAAAGCGCAGAGGGGCTACGCTGAAGCCCTTTTGCTACTACTGTGATCGTGAATTCGATGACGAGAAAGTCTTGATTCAACACCAGAAAGCCAAACACTTCAAATGCACGCAGTGTGCGAGAAAACTCGATACAGCAACCGGTTTGGCAGTCCACTTGCTGCAGGTGCACAAGGAGCAGATCGACGCCGTCCCGAACGCACTTGCGGGCAGAGATATGATCGAAATGATTGTACACGGCATGGAGGGCATTCCTCAAGAGGTTATTGACGAACGCTTGAACAAGCAAAGCAAACGCAACGAAGGCAAGGAAAGccaaaagagacagcgtgTGAATTGGGCACAG GTGACAATGGCACCGACTTCCATGGAGCAGTTTGCACTCCAGGCGCAGCAAGGAATTCTCCCAACCTTTGTCGGCTTGCCGAGTCTTGTGCCGGGTGCTCTCGGAG CCCCGGGGGCCTTGCCAGGAGTACCTCTTCCTTTCCCGCCCGCCGTCTCACCTCCAGGCCTGGCGCCTGCGCTGCCCACTCCGCCAAGCATTCAAGGTCTCCTCGGTCAGACTTCTGGGCCA CTGCCAGGCCCCGGCCTCAGCACTGGAGGAATCCCAGGATCTCTCGGCAGCAGTGGCATTGGTTCTCAACCAGGGTCAGGCGCTCTCGGCAGTATGTGCGGCTCTATGCCTGGAGGTGCCGCTCAAGGTGCAATGTCAGGACCCCCGCCAGGCAGGCCGCCTGTAAACTATGCTGCTCCGCCACTGCCCGCGAATGTTGCTTTGCTGTATAACGATGACATG ATTTCAATGGAAGAACGACGGGCGCACGAACAGTTTGGTTACCGAGAAATAACTGCCTAA
- a CDS encoding DNA/RNA-binding protein KIN17 domain-containing protein (encoded by transcript TGME49_286690), with protein MPKAEFGTTKWMSNKIKAAGLQKLRWYCQMCEKQCRDENGFKCHRMSEGHQRMMQIFIQNPTKFMDDFSQEFEREFMRLMRTRYCRTRVLANSVYNNIVADRQHIHMNSTIWVTLSEFVQYLGSTNKCKIELTPKGWYVEYIDHDERRRLEEQEKRRKVELSQEEAEARRLEELVEEAKKRGGYRDAEYTPLLRRNGDEKIVLKGLARPSEKSNEMSDGHSGERPANALKLLEAELKRKRRFAEMAKSSASSETGVDERSRERGSEDRPSLRQDEDGVHSIKARSRLSAAERLRLEIEQEQARARGSPSTKRTNADELGRLYGQDREDKNESGHFRCSGGRQSDTHSVGLRGGEIEELTDRGSRGDCEHSKTELHESDDDERKPPAHKYRNKDWWIKEGCIVKVMHAELGDGQYYKQKGKILRVEERYAAYVKMLESGDLIRLDQKMLETVIPNIGGRVRIVLGEWRDHEGKMEGIDMDAFCVHVVVDSGPVFKVRSHLAPIVVKNLPYEHVCKIA; from the exons ATGCCTAAGGCAGAGTTTGGGACGACAAAATGGATGAGCAACAAGATCAAGGCGGCAGGTTTGCAGAAGCTGCGGTGGTACTGCCAAATGTGCGAGAAACAGTGCCGGGATGAAAATGGATTCAAG TGCCACCGGATGTCCGAGGGGCATCAGCGGATGATGCAGATTTTCATCCAGAATCCAACGAAGTTCATGGATGATTTCTCCCAGGAATTCGAGCGCGAATTCATGCGGCTGATGCGCACAAG ATACTGCCGAACGCGAGTCTTGGCGAACTCTGTCTACAACAACATTGTCGCGGATCGGCAGCATATCCATATGAACTCTACTATATGGGTCACGCTTTCGGAGTTCGTCCAA TATCTAGGTTCCACGAATAAGTGCAAGATCGAGCTGACGCCCAAAGGGTGGTACGTGGAGTACATCGACCATGATGAACGGCGCCGCCTG gaagagcaagagaaacGGCGAAAAGTGGAACTGAGCcaggaggaggcagaggctcGCCGCCTTGAAGAACTTGTTGAAGAAGCCAAAAAACGTGGCGGCTACCGGGACGCC GAGTATACACCACTGCTGAGGAGAaatggagacgaaaaaaTCGTCTTGAAAGGTCTAGCGCGTCCTTCAGAGAAATCCAATGAGATGAGCGATGGCCACAGCGGCGAGCGCCCTGCTAACGCGCTAAAACTTCTGGAAGCCGagctgaagaggaagcgacgctTTGCTGAGATGGCCAAGAGTTCGGCCTCTTCAGAGACTGGCGTGGATGAACGCtctcgagaaagaggaagcgaggatAGACCCAGCCTGAGAcaggacgaagacggagtGCACTCGATAAAGGCTCGA TCTCGCCTAAGCGCGGCCGAGCGGCTTCGCTTAGAGATTGAGCAAGAGCAAGCAAGGGCTCGAGGATCTCCCTCGACAAAAAGGACGAACGCGGACGAGCTCGGGAGACTGTAcggacaagacagagaagacaagaacgaATCTGGCCATTTCAGATGCTCCGGAGGCCGTCAATCTGATACGCACAGTGTAGGACTTCGTGGCGGTGAAATTGAAGAGCTCACAGATCGGGGGAGCAGGGGAGATTGCGAGCATTCAAAAACGGAGCTACACGAGAGTGACGACGACGAGCGGAAGCCGCCGGCGCATAAATACCGCAACAAAGACTG GTGGATAAAGGAGGGGTGCATAGTCAAAGTGATGCACGCAGAGCTGGGCGATGGACAATACTACAAGCAGAAAGGCAAAATTCTTCGAGTCGAGGAGCG ATACGCGGCATATGTCAAGATgctcgaaagtggagaccTCATTCGACTCGACCAGAAGATGCTCGAAACAGTAATTCCG AATATCGGCGGGAGAGTCCGAATCGTGCTCGGCGAGTGGCGGGACCACGAAGGCAAGATGGAAGGCATTGACATGGACGCTTTCTGTGTCCACGTGGTTGTTGACTCGGGGCCCGTCTTTAAGGTGCGGTCGCATCTCG CTCCCATAGTAGTGAAGAATCTGCCATACGAGCACGTGTGCAAGATTGCCTAA
- a CDS encoding hypothetical protein (encoded by transcript TGME49_286680), whose amino-acid sequence MERPGPTLEVPGAYCGHGQPGCALVHKKGFSSSTSRLRRPFLSVSVSSAHPRFSHLWGSALLFGILVVATGCILAAGQSSARTAFAEEGFVKDSHWARVLQQKWSDPSYLQTVARTIETMEKTEFWITLLGKQVQLQSSKAQLKTQRLERHRLEQRRKKHAIAAYYATTGDKHRADVDLRFGDLSLYALDWIAPRTCADLGWAGGNDVCALSLETDIHVLHSKLMLKSVEVQDFQNRLFSSGGPDVPPLEAVTQRATPPADGINTNVAASLRAKETFDWSSVARDIYLPALAELQAPGATPELFGVELGQFMAALEREERIRSNRGPSDGSAGGKGGQSMHFGSRGRQGVSGTASTTAEGV is encoded by the coding sequence ATGGAGCGCCCAGGACCAACGCTGGAGGTGCCGGGTGCATACTGCGGACACGGACAACCTGGATGCGCCCTAGTTCATAAAAAAGGTTTCTCGTCATCGACCAGTCGACTGCGTCGCCCTTTCCTGTCTGTGTCGGTATCGTCCGCCCACCCACGTTTCAGTCATCTCTGGGGTTCCGCTTTGCTTTTCGGGATCCTGGTTGTAGCGACTGGATGTATCTTGGCAGCGGGGCAATCATCGGCGAGAACAGCTTTCGCCGAAGAGGGTTTCGTCAAAGATAGCCACTGGGCACGAGTTCTCCAGCAGAAGTGGTCAGATCCGTCCTACCTGCAGACTGTCGCCAGAACAATTGAGACGATGGAGAAAACCGAGTTTTGGATTACACTTCTGGGCAAGCAGGTCCAGCTCCAAAGCAGCAAGGCGCAGCTTAAGACTCAGCGCTTGGAACGACACAGGTTAGAGCAgcgcagaaagaagcacGCGATAGCTGCGTACTATGCCACCACGGGAGACAAACACCGTGCGGACGTCGATCTTCGCTTCGGCGATCTCAGCCTGTATGCTCTAGACTGGATAGCGCCTCGCACGTGCGCCGACCTCGGGTGGGCCGGGGGTAACGATGTCTGCGCCTTGTCTCTCGAGACAGATATCCACGTCCTGCATTCCAAGCTGATGCTAAAGAGTGTCGAAGTTCAGGACTTTCAAAAtcgccttttttcctctgGCGGTCCTGACGTACCTCCACTGGAGGCAGTGACACAGCGAGCCACACCTCCAGCCGATGGCATCAACACCAATGTAGCTGCATCTCTGCGGGCCAAGGAAACGTTCGATTGGAGCAGTGTTGCCAGAGACATATATCTGCCCGCATTGGCGGAACTCCAAGCTCCAGGAGCGACCCCCGAGCTGTTTGGGGTTGAACTGGGGCAGTTCATGGCGGCTTTAGAGCGCGAGGAACGGATCCGCAGCAACAGAGGGCCCTCCGACGGATCTGCGGGTGGGAAAGGTGGTCAGTCGATGCACTTTGGGTCAAGGGGACGTCAGGGAGTGTCGGGGACGGCGTCGACAACAGCAGAGGGTGTGTGA
- a CDS encoding hypothetical protein (encoded by transcript TGME49_286670) gives MELAPAAVLNTAEPTSFVSNVDRSGTLPANLRGASLLDSFFFPSRKAKRDSSDYGVAQESPVRTAQTQEGAVSSFIVPLHRQSGSQAEKSSVNASVWQVIGRSLFGLFSGRNAISSVAAPLPPPRQNEAEPTRRLCVSSRRLSSDRPPCKVATEIPDDSTGDSGGSIGKPSSGEYRLPTIPLAQAVANAWPHSTPAAPFQPRSRFGPEQFAISDVSGTLVNTSWLGASAGETIGDSIALRRDLSFPLSSRQLRERGLASQDSSLSSTPKLSLQHDHFAKTLVKRRALSATNSTERSGKPVRCFTETSVRLGAPTQPVMEEMPLGEGEVNLVSEHDDYAESTSHLDTVNGRERGEERHYAETEATDEFKSAMHHVTSPGGVARNEKGGVEDQPVVTTQDNRERTASPSIVLAYGEQPRVCIIASSRFEPELRVRRSSAPSVQIYTDLSMEIRQCFHKPDRVVPNTVPWTPAWLREGSGLKSSTLEDIIEEKAEPREQVRGPTPKTLDGGGVPYGNTDTRQWLWDTQQPTILLHAQTEVSGPTGWAKDSGRHGRQYRPFVVVDVTSEWWPLVQLQYMQAEGSEGEEKKAQAEHGCNTVLDGQSIAGPGICIWSPDKPGCVDNRF, from the coding sequence ATGGAGTTGGCTCCCGCTGCTGTGCTCAACACCGCTGAACCAACCAGCTTCGTTTCCAATGTAGACAGGAGCGGCACGCTTCCGGCAAATCTCCGGGGTGCGTCTCTGTTGgactctttcttcttcccctcaaGAAAAGCGAAGCGTGATTCATCCGATTATGGTGTCGCGCAGGAGTCACCAGTGCGAACGGCGCAGACACAAGAGGGAGCAGTTTCGTCTTTTATCGTTCCACTACACCGTCAATCAGGGTCACAGGCAGAAAAATCATCAGTGAACGCGTCCGTGTGGCAGGTGATAGGTAGGAGTCTATTTGGACTTTTTTCAGGCAGAAATGCaatttcttctgtcgcggcACCCCTGCCGCCACCACGTCAAAACGAGGCCGAACCAACCCGTCGATTATGTGTGTCGTCACGGCGTTTATCCAGCGATCGTCCGCCATGTAAGGTTGCCACTGAAATACCGGACGATTCGACAGGAGACTCCGGAGGTTCGATAGGCAAACCGAGCTCAGGAGAGTATCGACTGCCAACTATCCCACTAGCGCAAGCAGTTGCTAATGCGTGGCCACACTCTACTCCTGCAGCACCGTTCCAGCCACGATCTCGTTTTGGTCCTGAGCAATTCGCTATTTCGGATGTCTCAGGCACACTTGTTAATACAAGCTGGCTTGGTGCCTCTGCAGGGGAGACTATCGGTGATTCAATTGCTTTAAGGCGTGACCTATCATTTCCACTGTCTAGTCGTCAACTGCGAGAACGTGGCCTTGCTTCTCAAGATTCCTCACTTTCAAGCACTCCAAAATTGTCCCTGCAACACGACCACTTTGCAAAGACTCTGGTAAAACGAAGAGCGCTGTCTGCAACGAACTCCACAGAACGCAGCGGCAAACCAGTTCGTTGCTTTACTGAAACCAGCGTGAGGTTAGGTGCACCTACTCAACCGGTAATGGAGGAAATGCCTttgggagaaggagaggtaAATCTGGTCTCCGAACACGACGATTATGCAGAATCCACCAGTCATCTGGATACGGTGAatgggagagaaagaggagaggaaaggcattacgcggagacggaggcgacagacgagTTCAAATCCGCAATGCACCACGTGACGTCGCCCGGTGGGGTAGCCCGCAACGAAAAAGGTGGTGTGGAAGATCAGCCGGTGGTTACCACACAAGACAACAGGGAAAGGACAGCGTCCCCCTCAATTGTTCTTGCGTATGGTGAACAACCTCGCGTATGCATCATCGCCTCTTCCAGATTCGAGCCCGAGCTGCGGGTGAGAAGGAGTTCGGCTCCTTCGGTGCAGATTTATACGGATCTGTCCATGGAGATTCGTCAATGCTTCCACAAACCGGACAGGGTGGTCCCGAACACAGTGCCATGGACACCAGCTTGGCTTCGGGAAGGAAGTGGTCTGAAGTCGTCAACATTGGAGGATATCATTGAGGAAAAAGCGGAACCGCGAGAGCAAGTACGGGGACCGACACCAAAGACACTTGATGGTGGTGGGGTGCCTTACGGCAACACGGACACACGTCAGTGGTTATGGGACACACAGCAGCCTACTATTCTACTACATGCGCAAACAGAAGTTAGTGGGCCGACTGGATGGGCGAAGGATAGCGGGCGACACGGTCGACAATACCGCCCGTTTGTTGTAGTCGACGTGACATCTGAATGGTGGCCCCTAGTGCAGCTTCAGTACATGCAAGCAGAAGGttcagaaggcgaagagaagaaagctcaAGCGGAGCATGGCTGTAATACAGTTCTAGATGGACAGTCCATTGCAGGTCCTGGCATTTGTATATGGAGCCCAGATAAGCCAGGTTGCGTTGATAACCGATTCTGA
- a CDS encoding kinesin, putative (encoded by transcript TGME49_286660), whose product MLMAAASCPVAPAVPLVTISTIDTPLRKRNQVGLKKFSYACVIPFYSSNTLLVFLFSGKAAPVAKGCVVCVRVRPESIQEISSGGTICVSTKQTGDGSATLLLTGLRDHQYSFRYDFVFDQDATQENVYCSTCLPLVDKLLAGYSASVIAYGQTGAGKSYTMIGDCSSEDFHSNLTDPTTRGVIPRILEALVRRTETLSQQNSDTAFSIRGSLIEIYNETVRDLLAPGRDNLVIRESTPATVITDATEVPISCPAQALEVIKAGFANRALGTTLSNDKSSRSHAVLQITIQRDSILDCTTKSSQLFLVDLAGSERVSKADTAGDRLRETQNINRSLLALGNVISAVPPTGGSRKHIPYRESKLTRLLQHSLGGNAFTVVLLCCSPHSFNVRETLSTLRFGDRAAHIHNKPQATETLSPMLLQKRLVESQTQLRFSQARLRACVTQSARRIEAIKMLQKYIPEGVQLSDEDTALLRKAIEDCTVLNSFVDSAASAASPKKLVSAPKSKPRVPLTLGASSSPSRQAAAHPDVAYSRPKEFVNAGGHMPRSDNVSSLTQGSELRLTSSPPHGAFEIAPSHQAGQYLVTSRNSAHPKEKYLLKTQKQRHPQSPVTGVGNFRQQVPEAVPQLPPKQRPAEFCAVVAGQNSDDKMINQDPADAPQKTPNADCNQNTDAGMFDRALLVGCPLATYRALYPTSGQFLETPLV is encoded by the coding sequence ATGTTGATGGCAGCGGCTTCATGCCCTGTTGCCCCCGCTGTACCTCTCGTGACAATTTCGACTATAGACACTCCTCTTCGAAAGCGGAACCAGGTGGGGCTGAAGAAGTTTTCATACGCATGCGTAATTCCTTTTTATTCCTCAAACACGTTGTtggtctttcttttttcagggaAAGCGGCTCCTGTGGCCAAAGGGTGCGTGGTGTGCGTGAGAGTGCGTCCAGAATCAATCCAAGAAATTAGCAGCGGGGGAACCATTTGCGTTTCAACAAAGCAAACCGGCGATGGATCCGCAACACTCCTCCTGACCGGATTGAGAGACCACCAGTACAGCTTTCGATATGACTTTGTCTTTGATCAGGATGCCACCCAAGAAAACGTGTACTGCAGCACGTGTTTGCCCCTTGTTGATAAGTTGTTGGCAGGGTATTCCGCTTCTGTCATTGCTTACGGGCAGACAGGGGCAGGGAAAAGCTACACTATGATTGGTGACTGCTCTTCAGAGGACTTTCATAGCAATCTGACAGACCCAACAACTCGCGGAGTCATTCCTCGTATTCTCGAGGCGCTTGTGCGGAGAACCGAGACGCTGTCACAGCAAAACAGCGATACCGCATTTTCTATCCGGGGATCCCTCATAGAAATTTACAACGAAACCGTGAGGGATCTCCTCGCTCCTGGAAGAGACAATCTCGTGATTCGAGAGTCTACTCCAGCAACTGTAATAACCGATGCAACGGAGGTGCCAATTTCTTGTCCTGCACAAGCGCTGGAAGTGATCAAGGCAGGCTTCGCTAACCGGGCACTCGGAACAACGCTGTCAAATGACAAGTCTTCGAGAAGTCACGCAGTTCTGCAGATTACTATTCAGAGAGATAGCATCTTGGATTGCACGACGAAGTCCTCCCAACTATTTTTGGTTGATCTGGCAGGTAGTGAGCGGGTTTCCAAGGCTGACACTGCTGGGGACAGACtaagagagacgcagaacatCAATCGTTCCCTGCTAGCGCTGGGAAATGTTATAAGCGCTGTACCACCAACAGGAGGGTCTAGGAAACACATACCATACAGGGAGTCGAAGTTAACACGCTTGCTGCAACATTCTCTTGGAGGAAACGCGTTTACCGTCGTTCTGCTGTGCTGCTCGCCCCATTCCTTCAATGTACGGGAGACTCTAAGCACGCTGCGCTTCGGCGATCGGGCAGCACATATTCATAACAAACCGCAAGCTACGGAAACGCTGAGCCCGATGCTACTTCAAAAACGTTTAGTGGAATCCCAAACTCAACTGCGCTTTAGTCAGGCCCGTCTTCGAGCATGTGTGACTCAAAGTGCTCGCCGGATTGAAGCAATAAAGATGCTTCAGAAATATATCCCAGAAGGCGTCCAACTGTCAGACGAAGACACGGCTCTTCTCAGAAAGGCGATCGAAGACTGCACTGTTCTTAACTCATTCGTGGACTCGGCGGCATCTGCTGCCTCCCCGAAAAAGCTTGTCTCAGCTCCCAAGAGCAAACCAAGGGTGCCACTAACACTAGGGGcatcctcctctccctcacGGCAGGCCGCCGCGCATCCCGACGTTGCATATAGTCGGCCCAAGGAATTCGTGAACGCAGGGGGGCACATGCCACGCTCGGACAACGTCAGCTCACTCACACAAGGCTCTGAACTGCGCCTGACAAGTTCACCACCGCACGGGGCATTCGAGATTGCTCCATCTCATCAAGCTGGTCAGTACCTTGTGACATCACGGAACTCGGCACATCCAAAAGAGAAGTACTTGCTCAAGACACAAAAACAGCGGCATCCACAGTCACCGGTAACGGGCGTCGGCAATTTTCGGCAGCAAGTTCCAGAAGCTGTACCCCAGCTTCCACCTAAGCAGAGACCAGCGGAATTCTGTGCAGTTGTTGCTGGCCAAAACTCAGACGATAAAATGATAAACCAGGACCCAGCCGACGCACCACAAAAAACGCCAAACGCAGACTGCAATCAGAACACAGACGCAGGTATGTTCGACCGCGCCCTTCTTGTCGGCTGCCCATTAGCCACCTATCGTGCCCTCTATCCGACATCAGGACAATTTCTCGAAACTCCACTAGTTTGA
- a CDS encoding hypothetical protein (encoded by transcript TGME49_286650), with the protein MMQLCFDSRWGQRCTRWAAPVHYSHVVATCASSVAATNEMSVSEEAGINLNKIYLKVLVNTGVRTVGAVVLSAVPAMLCLRSPGARMFFVGATGGAVGGWNLHIADTILKDPLKHKNAIPKAATVAECAEELRREYYEALRRGFDFNRLSKGLEWMKDSLINVWKTTLSSSSTTTPGGNQDTKRE; encoded by the coding sequence ATGATGCAGCTGTGCTTCGATAGTCGCTGGGGTCAGAGATGTACCCGCTGGGCAGCGCCTGTTCACTATAGCCACGTGGTGGCAACGTGTGCAAGCTCCGTTGCTGCCACAAACGAGATGTCCGTCTCGGAGGAAGCGGGTATAAACCTGAACAAAATTTACTTAAAGGTGCTTGTCAATACAGGTGTTCGAACAGTCGGAGCGGTAGTGCTGTCAGCTGTACCGGCAATGCTATGTCTCCGGAGCCCAGGCGCCCGAATGTTCTTCGTCGGAGCAACAGGGGGAGCAGTTGGTGGATGGAATCTGCACATCGCAGACACAATTCTGAAAGATCCTTTGAAGCACAAGAATGCCATTCCGAAGGCGGCAACAGTTGCTGAATGTGCGGAGGAGTTGCGGCGTGAATATTACGAGGCTCTGCGACGAGGATTCGACTTTAACAGGCTGTCAAAGGGACTAGAGTGGATGAAAGACAGCCTTATTAACGTGTGGAAGACTACTTTGTCGTCGTCATCTACGACAACTCCAGGCGGCAATCAGGACACGAAGAGAGAATGA